Proteins from a genomic interval of Gossypium hirsutum isolate 1008001.06 chromosome A09, Gossypium_hirsutum_v2.1, whole genome shotgun sequence:
- the LOC107929128 gene encoding LOW QUALITY PROTEIN: serine/threonine-protein kinase tricornered (The sequence of the model RefSeq protein was modified relative to this genomic sequence to represent the inferred CDS: inserted 1 base in 1 codon), with protein METARSWLNKLKSKDKLRRSKKKEAANGKEGSKPPASEEAPSNVTKQRVEAAKQYIENHYKKQMKSLQERKERRDILEKKLADAEVSEEEQNNLLKCFEKKETEYMRLQRHKMGADDFEPLTMIGKGAFGEVRICKEKATGHVYAMKKLKKSEMLRRGQVEHVKAERNLLAEVDSNCIVKLYCSFQDDEYLYLIMEYLPXGDMMTLLMRKDILTEDEARFYVGETVLAIESIHKHNYIHRDIKPDNLLLDKNGHMKLSDFGLCKPLDCSNLQEKDFTLAKNLSGALQSDGRPAPPKRTQQEQLQHWQRNRRMLAYSTVGTPDYIAPEVLLKKGYGMECDWWSLGAIMYEMLVGYPPFYSDEPMSTCRKIVNWRTHLKFPEEAKLSPEAKDLISKLLCNVEQRLGTKGANEIKAHPWFKGIEWDKLYQMKAAFIPEVNDELDTQNFEKFEEADNQIPSATKSGPWRKMLSSKDVNFVGYTYKNFEIVDDNQLPGIAELKKKSSKPKRPSIKSLFEDESAAAASQPVQGSFINLLPPQHEAPENHYRK; from the exons ATGGAAACTGCAAGGAGTTGGCTCAACAAATTGAAATCTAAAGATAAGTTAAGGCGTTCGAAGAAGAAAGAGGCTGCAAATGGAAAGGAGGGGTCTAAACCACCAGCAAGCGAAGAGGCACCGTCAAATGTCACCAAACAGCGGGTAGAAGCTGCAAAGCAATATATTGAAAACCATTACAAGAAGCAGATGAAAAGCCTCCAGGAAAGAAAGGAGCG ACGTGATATTCTAGAAAAGAAGTTGGCTGATGCTGAAGTCTCTGAAGAAGAACAAAACAACTTACTAAAGTGTTTTGAGAAGAAGGAAACAGAATACATGCGACTCCAGCGGCATAAAATGGGTGCTGATGATTTTGAGCCATTGACCATGATAGGCAAGGGTGCATTTGGTGAG GTTAGAATCTGCAAGGAGAAAGCAACTGGTCATGTTTATGCCATGAAGAAGCTTAAGAAGTCAGAAATGCTTCGCAGAGGCCAG GTTGAACATGTGAAAGCTGAGAGGAATCTACTTGCGGAGGTTGACAGTAATTGCATTGTCAAACTATATTGCTCCTTCCAAGATGATGAGTATCTATATCTCATTATGGAATATTTAC GGGGGGATATGATGACGTTACTGATGCGGAAGGATATATTAACAGAAGATGAGGCCAGGTTTTACGTTGGAGAAACTGTCCTGGCAATTGAATCAATCCACAAACATAATTATATTCATAG AGACATCAAGCCTGACAACCTGCTACTTGATAAAAATGGTCATATGAAATTATCAGATTTTGGATTATGTAAACCATTAGATTGCAGTAATCTCCAGGAAAAAGATTTTACCTTAGCAAAGAATCTCAGTGGGGCTCTTCAAAGTGATGGACGACCTGCTCCACCAAAACGCACACAACAAGAGCAATTGCAGCATTGGCAGAGGAACAGAAGGATGCTT GCATATTCTACGGTCGGTACACCTGACTATATTGCTCCAGAGGTTTTGCTGAAGAAAGGATACGGAATGGAATGCGATTG GTGGTCTCTTGGTGCTATCATGTATGAAATGCTTGTTGGATATCCACCCTTTTATTCTGATGAGCCAATGTCGACCTGTCGGAAG ATAGTAAATTGGAGAACGCACTTAAAATTTCCCGAAGAAGCAAAACTATCCCCCGAAGCTAAAGATCTTATCAGTAAACTCTTATGTAATGTTGAGCAAAGGCTTGGCACTAAGGGCGCTAATGAAATTAAG GCTCACCCATGGTTTAAAGGTATTGAATGGGACAAATTGTATCAAATGAAAGCTGCATTTATTCCTGAAGTCAATGACGAGTTGGACACGCAAAATTTCGAGAAGTTTGAGGAG GCTGACAACCAAATTCCATCTGCCACAAAATCAGGTCCTTGGAGAAAG ATGCTTTCATCCAAGGATGTAAACTTTGTCGGTTACACATACAAGAACTTTGAAATTGTAGATGACAATCAATTACCTGGCATTG CGGAGTTGAAGAAGAAGAGCTCAAAGCCCAAGAGACCCTCCATCAAATCCCTTTTTG AGGACGAGTCCGCCGCAGCTGCCAGTCAACCTGTTCAAGGGAGTTTCATAAACCTCTTGCCGCCGCAACATGAAGCCCCAGAGAATCATTATAGAAAATGA